The following proteins are encoded in a genomic region of Anomaloglossus baeobatrachus isolate aAnoBae1 chromosome 6, aAnoBae1.hap1, whole genome shotgun sequence:
- the ALG2 gene encoding alpha-1,3/1,6-mannosyltransferase ALG2 has product MEPSVLFIHPDLGIGGAERLVVDAALALKSRGCRVQIWTAHYDVKHCFSETIDSGIPIRCCGDWLPRNFFGRFFALCAYIRMIFLAFYIVFLSGEAFDVVFCDQVSACIPIFKLARNRKRVLFYCHFPDQLLTQRISVAKKIYRAPIDWVEEKTTGMADCILVNSQFTAKIFKDTFTSLSDIEPDVLYPSLNVDNFQPGVSEGLTELVPAKRKAVFLSINRYERKKNLNLALESLCTLREKVSLQDWEKVHLVVAGGYDERVTENVEHYQELNDLAVKYDISNHVSFLRSFSQKQKLCLLQNCICILYTPSNEHFGIVPVEAMYMYCPVIAVNSGGPLESVVDNVTGFLCAPSHEPFSDAMEKFIKDPSLRIRMGKSGHTRVLEKFSSDAFSHQLYQYICKLVE; this is encoded by the exons ATGGAACCGTCTGTGCTGTTTATTCATCCAGACCTTGGAATTGGAGGAGCTGAAAGACTGGTTGTTGATGCTGCACTTGCACTTAAATCACGTGGTTGTCGAGTTCAAATCTGGACAGCACATTATGATGTGAAGCATTGTTTCTCAGAGACAATAGATTCAGGAATCCCAATTAGATGCTGTGGAGATTGGCTTCCTCGAAACTTTTTTGGTAGATTTTTCGCTCTATGTGCGTACATTCGAATGATATTTCTGGCTTTCTACATAGTCTTCCTCAGTGGAGAAGCATTTGATGTTGTGTTTTGTGATCAG GTGTCTGCCTGCATTCCTATCTTTAAACTGGCCAGAAATCGGAAACGTGTTTTGTTTTATTGCCATTTTCCAGACCAGCTACTTACTCAGAGGATATCAGTGGCTAAGAAGATCTATAGAGCTCCCATTGACTGGGTGGAAGAAAAGACTACTGGCATGGCAGACTGCATTCTAGTCAATAGTCAGTTCACTGCTAAAATCTTTAAAGACACATTTACATCATTATCTGATATAGAGCCAGATGTTTTGTATCCATCATTGAATGTTGACAACTTCCAGCCGGGTGTTTCTGAAGGTCTGACTGAACTTGTACCTGCAAAGAGGAAAGCTGTATTTCTTTCAATCAACAGATATGAAAGAAAGAAAAACCTTAACCTTGCACTGGAATCTTTGTGTACTCTTCGTGAAAAAGTGAGCTTGCAGGACTGGGAGAAGGTCCATCTTGTGGTGGCAGGGGGATATGATGAAAGAGTGACAGAGAATGTTGAGCATTATCAAGAACTAAATGATCTTGCAGTTAAATATGACATTAGCAACCATGTTTCTTTCTTAAGATCTTTTTCTCAAAAACAAAAACTTTGTCTTCTTCAGAATtgcatatgtatattatatactccAAGCAATGAACATTTTGGTATTGTCCCAGTAGAAGCTATGTACATGTACTGTCCAGTAATAGCGGTTAACTCAGGCGGTCCCCTGGAGTCTGTTGTCGATAACGTCACAGGGTTTTTATGTGCGCCTTCACATGAACCTTTTTCTGATGCAATGGAAAAGTTTATTAAAGATCCTTCACTAAGAATAAGAATGGGAAAATCTGGACATACAAGAGTTCTGGAAAAGTTTTCTTCTGATGCATTTTCCCATCAGTTGTACCAATACATATGTAAGCTGGTGGAATGA